The following are encoded together in the Deltaproteobacteria bacterium genome:
- a CDS encoding acyl-CoA thioesterase, producing the protein MTDKTVRSFSVRLSVPFHHVDPMQVVWHGHYFEYFEAARDNLFESLGINLESFYVKYGYIFPVIRGAVKFIRPLRYKDIFVCTARALEAKKKIVIGYEITMESGDKRCTTGSTEQVVLKMPEAEIQYKLPGEILEALGLQP; encoded by the coding sequence ATGACAGACAAAACAGTACGTTCATTCTCCGTAAGGCTCAGTGTGCCGTTTCACCACGTTGATCCCATGCAGGTCGTATGGCACGGACATTACTTTGAATATTTTGAGGCTGCAAGGGATAACCTGTTTGAAAGTCTTGGCATCAACCTTGAGAGTTTTTATGTAAAATACGGGTACATTTTCCCGGTTATCCGGGGGGCAGTAAAATTTATACGTCCTCTCCGTTATAAAGATATATTCGTGTGTACTGCGCGGGCATTGGAGGCCAAGAAAAAAATTGTGATCGGTTACGAAATCACCATGGAATCCGGTGATAAGCGGTGCACAACCGGCAGCACGGAACAAGTTGTTTTAAAAATGCCGGAAGCAGAAATCCAGTACAAACTTCCGGGTGAAATCCTCGAGGCTCTGGGACTCCAGCCATGA